ggcGCAAACGGGCTTCCATagtcaagcataacgtgtgctgctaaatatttttaatcttacaccttcagtgttttccatacagttggctaatctgtggctgggcaccacgaaatcaaaaccggccacaacacgttgatgttctatgttgtaggcctactatttaaattaaagataagataaaataatttcattgagctgcactttttactcacacagcctttcctcgcatgtgcatttaacaaaatattcacgattgttgaaggattgttgttgccacatagaagcactgcatagaacacagtgagctaaattgctattaaatccacttagcatcgtgaccatgctgcgcaaatttgttcaaaactgctgcattaaagttaaagtaaactctgctaaggtcttatcacaacatagtacattgaggagactaaactaagttaagttacagtatgcaatcaagcagtatctcaaagctaatgttagaatactgtttggatgtcaagtttagcatgcttacttgcagctgcttgtattcgttattcatgcagggctcattttattgactctgaatgtttgcaaaatcccgatgtaaatggaaaagtgttttccaagacttaaaagtgtttgtccaaaggagaagtacgaaccgttatttgaactaactacttatgaattgcatccacacatcagcagccttttaactgtgttaatgttaattgcaaggattcccacacgaacgtcttaaaatgacaggcactcaattagacatacacttctgaactttattgaatgctacctctgactaagaatgcattactttgcacttgtatagtcttttattttgtaatcTTAAAAGCAAttaacatatattgcaatgttaaagaattcatgttttttcattcagatatgtaaataaacatgtataagttgctattagggaattaatggggagataatcgataatcgaatcgaatcaaAATAGAATCGGACTGacaaaatgaatcgttagattaattgATGCattgaaaaaataatcgctagattaatcgtttaaaaataatcgtttatcccagccctaacaagcacctaccacacacacagatgtgctaAATCCAATAAATATTTGAGTGCAAAGACTGCACACTCAAACTCAATCACagacatggagacacacacacacagacacagacaaacacacaccttgtaTAGGCTGTTCTTCTAAACTTCCAGCTGAACGAATACAACTTATCCATCGCTGACATCCCTTTGTGTCAAGCTAATGTACGAAGAGACTGTACCCAAAGGCGTAAGCAAATACTCCACTACATtcaacaccttcacacacaaacagcacacagagaCAAATGGGCCTATACAAATGTAGAGCTGTCTAATGTTTCACTAGACAAACAGACCTCAAAAGAGGCAGGCAACAAAGGATAACCACCCAGACAGCCATTAAAGGGCACAGAGAAGGAACAGCCTGCAGGTACCAATaagcacaataaacacacatcgCACCATcaatcatttacacacacacacagagagagagagagagagagagagagagagagagagagagagagagacagacacacacacacacacacaactacacacaacCTACTCTTACTTATCTTAGCAATCACCATGCACATTAGCACACATATTGCATCACCCCGCTACACACAAcatactcatgcacaccactgcacaaatatacacaccactgcacaaacacacacagcactgcacacacacacacacacacagcactgcacaaacacacacagcactgcacacacacacacacacacacacacactgcacacacacacacacacacacacacacacacagcactgcacaaacacacacagtactaaAATAAAGCACCTGAATAAGCACACAAATGTGCTTATATATCCCCTGAGGGTCAacaccccccccaaacacacacacacacacacacaggcacacagatgcagacgttgagacagagacagaggcacGCCTtgcgccaagacacacacatctttgcCACACATACGCTGCCACGACTggcgctcactcacacacgctctGTCGGCTCACCTCGTGGCCGAGGCGTTGGGCCACGTGCTGCAGCTGGTCGTGGGCGGCCACAGAGTGCGCGCACCAGGGCGCGTAGAAGAAGACCAGCGAGACCTCGGCCAGCGCCCTCAGTCGCTCCACCTGCTCCAGCTGGCCCAGGTACAGGTCCACCACCGGGGCGTCCGCCGCGAAGAACCGCACCGGCGCCGGAGCCTGGGCCACCACATTCTTCGCCCGGCTGGAAGGGGACAAGAGgaacattattgttttatgtatttttttcttttcttaaagTGTATTATCTTTTGAGCTTTTGGCCGGTGAGGAggtagcctgggaatacccatacgaacctttggcaaatttgggatttgttctgcaggtccgtctggccaagaggccattgaagcccatttccaatgtccctaaaacacgggcatgcaaatacaatcgctaatccgGCATGGGCGTATAtctctttggaattgagtaaacatcTGTATTTAAATCCTTCATTTAAGAGACGACTTATGAAACGATTTGGTAAAGAGTTTATTGCACCAATTtaggtttaatttcactgctattTACGCCCCTGCTCCTGCTCGAAGTTGCAAAATCAATTAGCCTTTTCCAGGGCCACTCGCAATTACAATTGAGACTTTACATTTGACGACCTGTTTAGGTTTTTGACAGTGaggagtgacaggaagtgagtaggagagagaaggaaatggaGTGGGATCATGAAATGACCGTGGGTCGGATTCAAAGTGCCCACGTGGTGGCCAGTGGCTTGTGGCACAGTGTCCCCCCAAGATCCATTTACTGTCAGTGGAAATTGTTAAAGGATGTATTGTTACATCATGGGTTTTGGCTTCTCTTCTCTTGCAGCAATAAATAATGCAAGTGTTAAGTAATAATGTTGTGGAGGGAGGAACAAACCtagatagataagatagatagatagatagatagatagatagatacagtagatactttactgatccccaaggggaaattcaaggtctgaGGTTCAATAGCATAATGTTAATGTTAGGGAGGGTATGACTGAGGGCAAAGACTTCTTCACAGGCTacatttcatatttattcattaaaTTCACTCATGTAGCTGATgcctttatccaaagcgacttacagtgaattttattacaaatccaaagtgaccagagagaaagagaaagagagagagagacacagaggggggtgtggagagatagaaagagagggacagagaaagagagggtgggaagaagaaagagaggggtgaagagaaaggaagagactGTGTAGAAAGAAGGGATGGGGtggtgagggagaaagagagagagggagggaaaataaCACAGAATGAAAAGGCCCAGAGAGGCATGGAGTACCACTATCAAAGAGGGATACAGAAGGCAGTGGGGATGTGGGAGACagaggatagagagacaggGGTGGATGAGGGGGGTGTATAGCGATggacagacaaagagaaaagaaagagtgtaTGGAGGTTGGGtatgaaggaaggagagagcaaCACAAAGAGATGAAGGGGGGAGATGAGGAGGGAAGGGAAGGAAGAGCAAGACAGAGTATAGAAAAAAAGACTCAGGGAGGTATATGCTGCTGACTGCAAACTGAAATTTGCAGAAAAGGGGGGCATGCCCTAAATACAGTAGAAGTCCAGCTCCTTCGACTGCGTGTTTGCCAGTGTTTCAGCGTGTCTCGCATTGTGTGCACCAATAAATAAATCCTAAATGTGCATATCTGCATTTTTTGCTGAAGCGAGTTCAACCAGACTTTGGTTCAACTCAGAATCTCCGGGGAAACTTCCTCACGGTTGAACTTGACGATTCATCTTTCAGAATGAAGAGATGCACCCCCATTGTTGGTTAATGCATTGGTCTGCAGAAGCCTAAAGTTCCTTACAAATGTACCGTGAAGAACCGCAAATCCTTCTTCAGGGTCGAAATCATGAGGTTATAGAGAAGAGATTGGATAGAAATGTCTAAGAAGCTGAAAATAACTCGTCCTCCTCCCTAGCCTTCAGGGCCGATTCTCTATCAGGGCAGAGTGTAGTCaacttttaatgactttttaACTTGCTGTGAACAGCTTTTGGAACAACTAGCCTAGATTCAAATATCCGGTAAACTTAAATCCATAAACCGTATGGTTGACCAATGTCCGTAGCCTAACTTTGCAGCACAACATTCCATGGCTGGTCTTCGACTAATATGTGCGCCTGTTCAGcattgtttaccaatatgacaCGTCAGTTATCACGGATATGTCGACTGACAGCAGGCAAACATCAGCTAGCAAAGATAGCTAGTTAGATGTCGTAAAGGGGGAGGCATGGATAAATTCCTATCAAATGAACACTCTCAACGACTTAGGGGCGAACTGCTAATAACCCACTCATAAACAATGTCTTGATTGCAAGCTGCTCCGCTGCACATAGATTAGCCTGACACGTGACGTTgggtctggagagagagaggggctaaAGGACCGTGTCACGTCACTCTAAAGCCAGTTTTATGACAAAAAATACCCTAATTCCGGAGCGCTTCGGGTCAGAGTGGACATAGCGAAAGCGCATCAACTCACCTGCAGGTAAATTTGACCGCTAGTATGAGGAGGACGCTTAGCAGGATGGCTCCACACAACAGATCGGGTCTCCGGGCCATCAGATTCACCACCTGCCGGAGATACACCCGCGACCGGCGCAGCATTACAGATCTCGCGCCGTCCCTCCCATTTATTCTCCCCGGTGCGCACGGTGTGCCGACATTTGCCTAAAGGGGTGGGGAACGGATCCGAGCACTCATGAATGGTCGGTTTCTAAAACATTGACCCGCCGGCAATAATACGATTTTTCAAACACATATCGGACCAACCCTTCTTCCCCACGTAGTCTTAACACTTCCGCTTAGGCAGGGAGCGTAACCCCGTGTAGCCTAAGGAACCGGACAAATGTCTCAAAAATGTCAAAACGTAGATAGTGGCACATGGTTATCGTCATATCATCGTATATCTTTTTCTGCTCTCAGAGTAGCACAGTaacactgtcattatttaaatgaaatggCTACAATCCAGCTTTTGCACAGCTGACGAAAAAAACCCATAGTTTCATAGGAGGCTCGATACACTCACGAGTAAGTTCTTACTTTGTTGATCAACCctgagagagaatgtgcgccTCACAGAATTCATTCAACTAGTCGCTAGGAGGCGCGCTTTCCCTGATTGAAATGATGGACTATTTGTAGAGAATGTCTACAAAAGGCTAAGTGTATGCACTAATATGATAATGGCCTATGAAGGGTATGAGAATGGCCTAAGATATGTGTTTGTTATCTTTAGCCTGTTACTGTTGCTCAGGAATCAACGCTAAGCTAAACAAACTTCTTAGACTTTTCAGTGGGCTATCCTACTCTTAGACCTTTTTACAGAAAAAAACCTTGAACAGCAGTATTGTGGTCTAGTGCAATGACTATATGTCTGTTCCACATACTTGCTACGTGGACATTTTCAACCAGTGTAATAGGCTTATGTTTTATATGTCACCTCATTGAGAACTTGTAAAAGTTTTAATCATGACAACGTGACAATCATGACAACGTCCTCAACTTGAATCCACTCATTCATGCTGAGTTATAGGCAAGGTGTTGGAGTTTGTTCTGTGCATGAGTGCAGATGTTAAATGTAAACATGCAGTTGTCGAAACACCAACTCACTATTTTTACATACATTTGTCTGAGTGCTTCTTTGTTAGGAGTGTGCGTTGCTCCATGGCTGTAGGCTAGTCACTCACTTGTGAATGCAGTTTCAGCTGTGTCTTTCCGAGAATTTGAGAGGCTGTCCATGTCGCTGACGGAGAAAAAGAGACCAACAAATCAGACCACACCCCTATAAGAGAGTGCAGGGTGCTTATTTCCACAGACTGCAGGTGTAGGCTACCTTGAACAGGTGTGAGCGACGATGCACGCACTTTACGTTTACGCACTGATAATTTCAGTGGGTGAGTAGCACTATTTTTACTTTGTCTTGTCTAGTCCGCGGAAATGGTATGATTTAATGTtcacaagtaggcctagtatcCGTACCTGAATTTGTCACCAAACTTATTCGGGAATTAGGGTACCTACCTGGTCCCTACCATATCTTCAAATATGCTTACAGTTATCTGTTAAAAATAAATGTTCCATGTCTCTATAGtttatatttttctctcttgttttcGTAGCCCTGCTGTCGGTCTCCCCGGGTTTGGCGCGGACGCGACGGACGAAGCGAGGCTTGCTAGAACTCGCTGGCATTATCAAGTGCAGTACGGGGAGAGCGGCGATGAGTTACGTGATGTACGGATGCTACTGCGGACTTGGGGGTCAGGGATGGCCCCGAGACAAAGCGGACTGGTGAGGAGCAGACAATATATAATCTGTTACCAGTTtttccaaaacatacagcaggGGCTTACAACAGAAGCAAAACCAAAATGTGCGCCTATGGCACAtttacgcacgcacgcacgcacgcagagaACCAGAGATCGAGCGAGAGAGATGTGTTGTTGTACAAAACGAAGACAAAATGATTAGCCTGCCACAGGGAATTTCGAGCGCCTTTGCTAGACTGCCCCGACTCGGCATATAGGCTATTACGACATAGCAACGTTTGTGGCAATGGTTGAGGAGGCCCTTAGTTGCCtggctgttttctttttgctgcCCTTTTAATCCAACCGGTTTTATTGTCCCGGTGGGGACAATGGGACGCTTATCAGAAATCATTGGAATATTAAGGCGAAGttatctttctttccctctttcttgttCCCATGTCTGTTGACCTCTGGTTGTCTCTAAATGAATCAGCTCAATGGATTTTTCAAACACCAAACTATTTTGTGTGGAGAAACAACCTGCTAATCATCATGAAGTTAACATCTGTGTTCCCCCCTTTTTCTCTGTAATATTGTTCTGTGAACTCTGTGAACAACACTTCACCATTCCTCTGTAaaagtaagagagggagagagagagagagagggatgtattTTTGTGTGAAAGTATGTGGGGGTCtagatgtttgtgtgtaagtgtatgtggtTTTGTGGTGTGTATAGCTAAATCATTTTATAACTAGGTCAAAAATGTCCCGAAGACAGTCTTTGTTGTACTAATTTGGGTGAACCCTGggaaacctgttagcaaatttgaattttttgaatttgaatgttGTACAGCTTttatggaaatatgaacaaaaGCAATCTTGGAATCTTGGGCTTTGTCTAATGTTCGGGCACTAGGAAAAGTCACCAAATTTCAAgttgaaaataaatcacttAGGAGGTTTTCTATTCTCACAAAGATAGTGGTCAGTTATTTTTGACAACACAAGGGTTACAAAGGTTTATAATGATTGCTTTACCAATTCTTTGTTAATTATGACCTAGTGGATTCCCCCCAATAATTCATGGCCTGCCACAGCACCGAACCCATATTTTCATCGGACTGATGAAAACCTTCACAATATGATTACAGTTTATCATCAAAGCTAAACTGAGATGCatgttctcattctctctctttctcacacacacactctctctctctcacacacacacacacacacacacacatccaggtgTTGCCACAAGCATGACTGCTGCTATGGCAAGGCGGAGGATATAGGATGTCAGAGCAAGACAGAAAAGTACTCTTGGACCTGCCTGGACCACCACCCCGACTGTGGTAAGTCCGTCCATGAATCTGAAACTCACTCTCAAACTGTAGAGCTGTGGTGGGCTAACTGTAGAAAGTAAAGCATTTATGCCAAAGTAGGCTTAACCGTAACTGGTGACAAATATTGCTAATTGCACATGTTGATTTGAAGgcctaaacaaaacaaatattgaCATTGTGGTACATGTAACTTGGGAATATTTGTGCATAATGTAGGCTGTTCTTATGcaggtacatacatacactgtaTGAACAAAAGTATTGGGACACCTGGCCAATAAACCTACACAAACCTTTGTAACATCCCATTCTACAGTAAATCTAGGTGTAGGCTGGCTTCCACGGCGATGGCTTTTTCTGTGAGGTTTGTTGTCCATTCATTCAGAACAGCATTGAGAGGTCAGGCACTGATCGAGAGGAATTGGTGTACAATCTCCTTTAGTTCTTCCCAAAGATGGTCAAATGGGGTTGAGGTCAGGTCTCTGTGCAGGTCTGTCAAGATCCTCCACACCAAACTCGCCcaaatacagtatgtctttATGGGTCAACCTTGCTTTGTGCACCCTATGACGGCACCATGCTTGAACTCACTGAGCTCTTCAGAACCCATTCCTTCACAAATGTCTGTGAAGGCAGACTGCATGACTATGGTGCCATAAACAATTTGCAAGAACTGTTACTAGGGTATAAGACTGTGCTCATGGAAGGAACAGCCCAAAGGCAACTACTTTGCACGCTCTGATGAAGACAGTAATGCCGATACGCGTTGGTAGGCATATTTTGAATAGTCATGTGagattaaaggctttttaacatAACCCTCATGGATGCCTCAGATTTTCTTCAAAAAATTTGGCATCACTatggtgcttgattttataagACAAAAGGTCTGAATAAATGCATGAATTCAGTGATTAAGTGTTTTAGGTGTACAAGTGCAGTTCACATAGTGTGTTAGTCAAGCACAGGTATGCTAAAGTGTATGTGGCCTATATAGCCCATTGTTAACTGCTAGGCTGAAAGGGCGAAATTTGAGAGCTATAGCTTTTGGTACATTCAGATGTGTGGAGTGTATTGATCATCTTCTGTTGTGTGCTTTTGGTACATTCAGCTGTGTGGAGTGTATTGATCATCTTCTATTGTGTGCTACTAGGACAGGTTATGATTGTTTATTTTCTGTACaagatatttattatttattttattttattgtgtgtaAAGACTATCAGCATGCTATCTTGGCCAGGCCTTAATCCCTAGGGATTAGATTATAAATGTAACTTCCTGGTTGAATAAAGGTGTGCCAGAGCGAGAGGGGTACACTCCGCCCCCCAGGAGGTGTGACCACTGGGtgaggtggcagtggtggtgagGGAACAAAATTGTCTGTTCAATACAGAAATATATGATTTAGCCTATTGTCCAAACTGGCCGATCCAGGAAGcacaaattatatataaaaccCAGGAATCCTGTCTGTAGTCTGCACACTAGGCAACAGTTAATCAAACTGGGCAAAATATCTCAATACAATTAGGCACCATCAGGCCTGAACTAGACCCTGCATGAGTTTAGACCAAACTATATCTCCTTGTCTCACAAACAGGGTTCATTTTTATActtcaaaaaaacattaaactTCAAAACTCTTAACGTCCTTGATTCCCTGCTCTTCGGACGGTGGTCTCCTGTAGTCTGATATGAAGTGAGCCACCCGTTATATAGGCCAGCCAATTATCAACATCATGAGCTGAACCATTTATAGGGAGGAAAGTCTATCTATGCCAAATATCCCTCTCACAGTTTAAAATCTCCAGTAGTACAGACATAAACATTATTGCACTATGACAGTCAAACCTTTCCCAGTCCAGGGCACACAAGACATAGTCACATGGGCAGAACCGGCACCAGACCCAGCCCAGTTAGGGGCCAACTGAAATGTGAAGAGGGGGCGTGGCCAAAAACCCAATACCGTAGTCATGCAGCATACATTTGTAGCCTACAAGCAATTACCTGATGTAGTGCtatcaaacacacgcacacagatcaCCGCCAGTATGCACAAGAACTGACAAAACCCAGTGCTATTTGAACCTCTATGGTATACGTTTATCATAGTTCCAATACAACGCCACAAAAGTAAAGTTTAATTTGCTGGCAATGGAAAAATAGCTTAATAAGCAATATTGCCCGTCTGCCCTCTCTGACTGAGCTGCCcctaccaaaaaaataaaaaaataaataaatatattgtcACACATGCTGGATCAGGCATACAGTATGAAACATAAGGGAGGTCCACGCAAGAGTAACAATAaagtatatttattaaataattatagAAAAGTCAGTATGTGAAAGCTAAAAAGTAAAGTGTAGTGCATAGTGTCAAGGGGTATGAGTACAAGTGTTCGCCAACATAACAAGACATAACATAAGCAGTAGCACTATAACGACGGCCGAGCGGAGAGGGAGTCCGTCTGCATCCTGAGAGCGGGCCCTTTTAATGGCTCATCAGGACCAACCACAGCACACCTGTGCACACCCGCACGGCTACAGCCCCCTGCTGGAAGATGGAAATATTTACAGAAAAGGGGCGGGGTTCGTGCAGATCTGACAGGGTCCTGACAAAATATCCTATATCATTTTCAGGGATTAAAGTTGCTACGACAGATATCCATCAATTTACTTCCGTAGAGGCCCTGATATCATTGTGGATCCCTGAGGCAGGCACGGCGCCAGGATTCCAGTTTTGGATGGGCCAGACTTTATCAAATCACTGTTTAACCTAATAAAAATGACTGACTAATATACTGTTATATTATttgtgcttacataatagagATTTGAATAGCTTGATGATCTTTAAATAGTTTGTTGCATTGTAAAAAGGACGGACGTACCTATCCTCGATCACTGTCCTTGGTTCTGACCAAATAAGAGCGCTTTGGAATCTCCATTACGCACCACACCTGCTGGCTGTGCTTTAGCGCATCTCTCGAATAGACCTAAGGCCTATAGGCTGTAAAAGTGGGAATCTAATATTTCCCCCAAACATAGTTTAGTTCTGCTTGTTTAACATGAGGTCGAATATTTAATTTGTTTTAGGTTTTCAACATTACAGATCAATCACACTGCCCGACAGTTTCAATCAAAATGCAGggcagttgaaaacattcgTTGCTTAGCCCATAGAGTCTAAACGGTTTTCATAATTCCCATTTTGCCTGACTTGCTGCTAACTTTTCATAAATAAATCCACTGACTCAAGCCTCATTTGCACCACATTTATTGAATATTATGGACAATAATATTTTGACAATTAGAGGATGTAATGGCATTTAGCTatcttgacattttctgtttgctttTAGAAacgaactagccaactagcagaGTGGCTTTTAAATAGCAATATGCATTACATGGTTTGTTATGCTTAGCTTAGGGAGAAGGGAACATTGAAGACTCACTAATTGAAGACAACTAATTCTAGAAGGAGATGGATACTCTGTTGTAATGGCATGCAATGCCCCTTTTTACTCTTCTGAGTGAGCAGTGAGTtcggctgtgctgtgtgagatgCTCAGGCCTGTTTCATTTGTGAATTACATCGAGTTCGCCCAAAACGTTGCCCCatgattatttttaaaaaagactgACCTAGCCTATGTAGTAACCCATGTTATTACACTAGGCAAAGTAGGCCACCACTGTTTGGCCAGCTCCAGACTGTAGGCTGATAACAAACCTGAACTTGTAGGCTAGTCTAAATGACGAGCACAGGataactccaccaccaccttgtTACTGATGACTTCATGATTTCCTTGTAACGTAGGCCTATACCAAACATCAAatgcaaacaatgacatgcccaACCTCGCGCGCGCACGTAGCGTCCAAATTATGGGTATCCACTTGCAAGACACTTCATTTTGTTGTGTCGCATAGATGTCGCGCTGCCTCCCCACGTTCAGTCGTATGTgggcgttttgtttaaaatgtcagttaccaactcatactcagttcgttttaacgtatcttaagtgcttttccacaaatggaccacaattttaggcatgtacttaacagtatacaacacattaatagcctaaacaaactatgcaagccatttggaaatcttatttaaactactcaatgcaatctcaaatcctcaccagaaacaccaacagtcaatatattcatccaaatcctagtttcgttTGTTGTAATGATGTTTTgtaaacaaagttcgggaggagcccttagggatgattgacagcaattaactcacctgtcTTCCGCAGCCAGGGTATTTAAGCCGGCCTCCTTATCCATATGTCACACGCCGCGGCGCTTGCAaaattattaagtgtgcttgcaaagcattggattgaacagaaagcgaaactaaattttcacaggtcacaaatttggtccgaacgccacgaaacttgacgtacattatccttggaccaagcctcacaaatgttagcggaaggatttttgattttcgaaagcgtttgcccgtcacagccaaacgaaatcggcggcgaagctccgaaacaggaagtcgtccatatctcaggaacactgtcacatatcgataccaaattttgtatatgaactggggactccagtgtgagggtgcaaaaaaaaaaaaaagaaatattccaaaagtttccatcatttggctaACCACCCACGAGTCTTTGgtaactcacaccattcaccttctatcacaatgccttccatgtatgcacaTTGTCTCAAagcagacacaatgtctccAACCAatcttgcccaatcatgaaatccttgctctgccatgggatagtatggacttcaAACTGAAATACCagggagaacagtagctatatatatcttacataatagagttgttttcacattgacggtattcaaattcaatttttcattattgttacatatcatgatgggagagtattattaaaatgttacaagtatgcaaatgcatatgtttacgggcattttaggttttactgtgttgttttgttgtaaagacatgcaaggcattctgggccatgtaatgaacagtggtggacagcactccataggctcacgtattaatatgaataggtgtttctgtaaacctagggacaataaaccgctatctctgttacaaaaagcGAGCTGGTAATCGGCTCATTGAAGAggaactatgataaaagattgttttcctaaaagcatggagttgtgaaagaataaacaagcaatgtcgcgttaatgttaaatagcctacatctgggCTAGCTAGGTGGCagcgttgtattacatttcactagtgtagcctacttgaaatctGATTATgagattcacaagtaaggaaggtgcaaatattatgtaatttatcatgggaaattattggaaatgttatttattgtttattctaattgcaaaccacacacatccattcgggcTTACAGACATTTAATACTGGAAGActgtcatttcgtttatttgatgttgcttagcaggggacagacttcagagcaagattctagaacagagcttcagagacaCGTTTGAGTTAAAttggccaagtacctaaaatatcggtttccatgtataggctatgtgctggatggtgtgcttcctttatgaaagtaagtgttttatacagttaatgttacagacataatgagtggagtgttgtagtggtccacataaatgtgccccttctgttattagaatgctaagcagagattttaacatcattcatttcttgtgtggctagaagctagctagctaggtcatagggaggagatgttgctgtagcgttatgagatttatgttgcttaagcgtaatgccatggtcatttgatatgagatgcttgtactttCGTAACCGTCCTTTCGT
This window of the Alosa alosa isolate M-15738 ecotype Scorff River chromosome 7, AALO_Geno_1.1, whole genome shotgun sequence genome carries:
- the LOC125298426 gene encoding phospholipase A2-like, which gives rise to MHALYVYALIISVALLSVSPGLARTRRTKRGLLELAGIIKCSTGRAAMSYVMYGCYCGLGGQGWPRDKADWCCHKHDCCYGKAEDIGCQSKTEKYSWTCLDHHPDCESMEDKCAQMLCRCDREAAQCLQRAPYIPKYAMWPDFMCGDDQPTCAYY